The genome window TGCCGTTCTCCTTCAGCACCGCCATGTAGGTGAGCATCCCGCACACCAGTAGCACCGCCGACCAGGCGACGTCCTTCATCGAGTCCTGGTGCCGGTTCGGCGAGACCAGCAGCAGGGCGCTTCCCACCACGAACGCGGTGACCCCCACATCGGCTCCCAGCAATCCCGACACCAGCAGCACCGCCATCCCGGCCAGCGTCAGCACCCGGCGCGGGGTCACCGGCACCGCGCGCAGCACGCCGGTACCGGCCACCGGCGGCGCCAGCGTGGCCGCGCCTCCCCCGCCCGCCGGCTCGACTTCACCGACCGCGCCGACGCGGTCGTCCTCCGGTTTCAGCAGGTCGCGCCCGAGCACGAGGAACAGCACCACCGCGAACGCGACGTTGAGCGCGAACGGCACGGCGAACAGCAGCAGCGGGGACACGTCGAGCCCCGCGCGGGCGACCATGCCCGTGGTGAACGCCCCGTAGACGGTGATGGGCGAGAACGCGGCGGACAACGCGCCGTGGCTGAGCATCATGCCCATCAGCAGCGGGTTGATGCGGTAGCGCTCCGCGACGGGCATCGCGACCGGGGCGAGCATCCCGACGGCCAGCACCGAGCCGAGCGACATCAGCACCGCCGCCAGCGCGAACATCAGCCACACCACCGCCCACCGGCGCCCCCGCACCAGGCGCAGCGAGGCCGACACCACCAGGTCGATCGTGCCGTTGACCCGGGCCACCCCGAACAACAGTGTGATGCCGACGACCAGCACGAAGACGTCTCCGGGGAAGAACCCCAGCACCGCCTCGATCCCGACCCCCGACAGGGCACCGACCAGGAACGCCGCCAGGAAGGCGACTATCCCCATGTTCACCGGCGTCGTGGTGGCCACGACGAAGACGGCGACGAGCACGAGCAGCGACAACGCATGGACCATGGCCGACCTGTTCCGGTCACGCGAACCCGGGACAGGCGCCGGGCGACGTCACCATTGACGTAGGAACTGTTCGCGGTGGGGTCGAAAGAGCGGTTCGCGGGACTAGGAGGATGTGGGGCAGCTTCGCCCGCGCGCCAGCGCCTCGCGCACGAGCGCGACCGCCTCGGCGAGCGCGTGTTCGTCGACGCCGGTGGGGATGCCGCGCGCGTGCAGGTGCGCGACCAGTTGTTCGGTGGCGATGTTGCCGTGCGCGCCCGGCGCGAACGGGCAGCCCCCGTAACCGCCTGCGGCGCTGTCGAAGCGCGCGACGCCCAGCTCCAGAGCGGCGTCCACTGTGTCCAGTGCCTGGCCGTGGGCGTTGTGCAGGTGCAGGGAGAGCTCGACGTCGGGAAGCGCGTCGCGGACGACGTCCAGCGAACGCACCACCTGCCGCGGGGTCGCGGTGCCGAGGGTGTCGGCCAACCCGATCCGGGTGATGCCCATGCCCGCGAACCGCTGCGCGATGGCGAGCAGCCGCCGGGGTTCTATGTCGCCGTCGAAGGGGCACACGAACGCGGTGGCGATCCCCGCCGCGAACCGCGTCCCCGGGTGCGCGGCGACGACCTCCGCGGCCTCCTGCAGCGCCTGCTCGACGCCGCGACCCGCGTTCGCGCGGCTGTGCCCCTGCCCCGCCGACGCGACCAGGGTGACCTCCCCCGCTCCGGCGGCCACGGCCCTGCGCACCCCCCGCGCGTTGAGCGCCAGCGCGCTGTAGCGGACGCCGTCCCGGTGCGGCAGCGCGGCGAACACCTCCTCCGCGCCCGCCATCTGCGGCACCCGCGCG of Saccharopolyspora erythraea contains these proteins:
- a CDS encoding hydroxymethylglutaryl-CoA lyase, translated to MVVTVTEVVMRDGLQDEPVVVEVGDRIAIAAALVAAGLREIEAVSFVNPARVPQMAGAEEVFAALPHRDGVRYSALALNARGVRRAVAAGAGEVTLVASAGQGHSRANAGRGVEQALQEAAEVVAAHPGTRFAAGIATAFVCPFDGDIEPRRLLAIAQRFAGMGITRIGLADTLGTATPRQVVRSLDVVRDALPDVELSLHLHNAHGQALDTVDAALELGVARFDSAAGGYGGCPFAPGAHGNIATEQLVAHLHARGIPTGVDEHALAEAVALVREALARGRSCPTSS
- a CDS encoding SLC13 family permease, with the translated sequence MVHALSLLVLVAVFVVATTTPVNMGIVAFLAAFLVGALSGVGIEAVLGFFPGDVFVLVVGITLLFGVARVNGTIDLVVSASLRLVRGRRWAVVWLMFALAAVLMSLGSVLAVGMLAPVAMPVAERYRINPLLMGMMLSHGALSAAFSPITVYGAFTTGMVARAGLDVSPLLLFAVPFALNVAFAVVLFLVLGRDLLKPEDDRVGAVGEVEPAGGGGAATLAPPVAGTGVLRAVPVTPRRVLTLAGMAVLLVSGLLGADVGVTAFVVGSALLLVSPNRHQDSMKDVAWSAVLLVCGMLTYMAVLKENGTLALLGEGAAALGSPVLAALLLCLAVAVLSAFGSSIGTLGIALPLALPLLELGGIGAAGFVVALGFCSTVVDVSPFSTNGIIVLAQARVVDKQRFQRRMLAYGGLVVLVAPVLAWSVAVLPTS